From the genome of Solanum pennellii chromosome 6, SPENNV200:
CCGTTGGCTCTTCGTCTTATTCCTTCGCAATTTCTTCCTCACGGTCTTTCTCTGGTTCTTCAGTTTGGGGTAAGACATTTTCGTTTTCATTCTCTTCTTTATCTTTGGCCATTGACATCGGGGAAATGTGTATATTTCAGTCAATCAGTTAGTTAATTGCACTCAAAAACACAAAGTAGTTGAAATTATTGGTATAATCTGCAAGTGTTCTGCTAACTAAGACAAATTAGGGTTATTTAGACAAGTATACATGCCAGTATTGGTTGATTCTCAATGTTTGGTATGGAAAATTGAAGAAGGGTTTTGGAAGTGATTCGTAATTGTGTTAACTGTGATGGGTTGCTAATGTTTTCTAGTATTGTACTAAACTTTGATTGCACTACCCTGATGGTTCAAGCTTCTTTGGAATCTTGACTTCTCTTTGTGTATCATCCTCTTTGACTAGGAGTTGAACGTTAGTTTTCTgtgaattcaattttttttttggaattggtGGCCTAATGACTTTGTGGTATAAGATAGTAGAATTGCAAGCCATGTTACAGTTGTATTTCCTAGTCATATGAGAGTTCTTTATCTAAACATATCATCGAAATTTTAGTGGCCACTGATTGTCATTTAGTGGAAGTTGAACTCAACATGAACAGTTAGACGTTAGATGCTTAATTTAGTTCCCAAGGTTCAGATGAGTTTTGTTCTGAACATGGCATTTTATTTCCCCGTCCGACAGTTAATTTGCTTTAGAGTTCAAGCACAACTAGATTGGAGCAACAGCTGCTGAAGCTGCAAACATCAAATCACTTGTTGCAAGAGTCGTGGAGGAGGAATTGAGGATTAGAAGTCAGAATCCAGAACTACACATGGATCAGAGTATGTAATCGTGCTTGAGATTTTTAGCCATATCCACACTTTGTTTTCTTAATGAATTTCGTATTTTATTTGCCTTAAACCTCAAGTTGTTGCCTGTTGCTAACATTATGAATCTGGTGTTTTGTTGTACCTTTTGGTAACATTATGTTAATGAAATCAGACCTTTCATAGAATTTTTTACAAGCATGGACAATACTAACTTCTGACATTCGttctttatttgaaattgataaCTTGGGGGCAGCAGTATTTATGTTGCGAAGGTGGGTAGTGATAAAGATCTCTATCTTGGAATTTCATGATTTTGGGAAAACGTTTGACTACAAAGATTGGGATTGTAGATATTTCAATGAAGTAAAAACTCTTCTATTTTAACCATCTGGATATTGATATTCTTtggacatatttttttttttgagaaagctaactatatattaatcattggcacaaagtcatgcataataCTCTGTTACAGTGTTAGATGCTATGGTTTTATATAGATTAACTTAAGATGTAATCACTTATCCGGTTGCATTAATGATTGACCTCggatttgttttcttttataaaaaaagatgcTCAGGTTTGCTGGTTTCATATGTCCTTCAGGTTTAACTTGTCCAGTTTTCTCATTACTTCACATTCAGAGGACAAGAATACAGTATGAACATGAACACTCTTCGTTTAAGTTTTAGCTCTTTCCTTGAGCTTCAAAGAACTATTACATTGTTGACTCTTGTAACGACATCTGACTATATTACCCCCTGTACAGTAATTTGAGCATTACATTTTAGAAAATGGAATTCTCTAGTGATACTTCTGTTTCTAAGCTTCAGCACATTATATCGAGCTCAAgatcaattatttatttctattcTACTCTTACCTCAAAGTTAATGAGAAGATCTAATAGCCTTTTAGGCATTATACGTTGAACTTCATTAGCCCTGAAGAATAGTACATTTTCTCATGTTTCAGCCTTTCAGGCGTTAACTTTCAAAAGCCAACCTctataattcaaaatataaggTCAAGCATGAATTAGGACTTCagaaagtagttctagttcaGATATTTGTTGCTGCAGTCTAGTGCATCTAATCACTGTTTATTATGGACCAGTAGTGGTTACTTATGTCATTTTTGTGCATACAGATCTCCTGCAAGACGCCAAAGAACATCCCAGTAGCAGTAATATGCCCCCGGAAGCTGCGGAAAACAATCAGCTGGGGATCTTTGACAGACCTCTTCcttgctttggttgtggaatAGGATGGTTTTCGTGAGTTTCTTGCTTGTTGCTCCTCTTCTCATCCCCCACCTCTCTTCTGTCTTTTTGTCGTGATCTAGGCTTCTCTTTGGACATATCTTATATGGTCTAAGTCGTGTTCTTCTTCTCTTATCTATTTCTATTGCAGCCTGCTACTTGGTTTTGTATTCCCATTCATGTGGTATTATGCAACAATTCTTTACTTCCGGAATCACTACCAGAGAGATCCGAGGGAGCGGGCAGGGCTAGCTGCCAATGCAATAGCTGTGAGTTACCATCCTTAAGTGCAAGTTGCATTGATTCTGATTTCAGGTTGATCACCTAAAAAGTCCTTATATGTCAAGGGAATCTGTCTTCTCTACATCTTATTCTTAATACTCTTActgatcaataaaaaaaattttgctTACATTCtcggaaattaaaaaaaaaaaagaaccaagGAAGTTTAGTTGTCGGTTATTTGTAGGATCAGCAGCATTTTGTCCTCAAAATCCTCTTTATCTATTTACATTTGTACATGTATCTCAAATAAGTTCATCATTGCAGGCTCTGATATTTACTGTAGCAGCTCTAGTTGCAGTTGCCCTGATTGTATTGTAGTCATCTTCTGCTATACTCTTATGTTAGCTGAAATCCATAATCCAGATAACTAAGTGATGGCTCCCCTATGAAGAAAGTAACTTCACCAGACCACGCAACAGAAAGGTGACACCTACTGGAATAATGCTTGCAGGCAATGTGGGAAATGGGAGAAAATAGCTCACTAACAAGGGTATGAACATGTAAAGATATGTAGTAGTTAGTACTACTGTCCATTTGTTGTGCTGTTTATTAGACGATAATATGGCTTCATCCTGTAATATTTTGGTGCAGCAATATACATGAGGAACCAAAAAAGATTGTTTTTCAGTTGCTCATGGACCCATCATGTTTGTATAATTTTTCATGCCCAACTTTTTTTCTTGTTGCTGCCAGTGAGTATGGTATGCATGTTGGTGACAATAGTTTACTAAAAAAGTTTACCTAGAGCTTTTCTAAGAAAGAAATAAGATACTGAATCCTCTTTAAAGTATCAATGGCCCTTCTGAGGTGGCCAACATGTAAAATAAACATTCCCCTTCCAAGAGAAGGTATGATTTTCACGATATATATTCAGATGATAGATAATCCCATATGAGGCGCTATTTATTCAGTTTTCATGACATGATCACCCTCAAACTAGAAAACACCACTCATTTGGGGCAGATGCTAATGCTACAAAATATTCAGTACGCCAACATTAGACAAAGGAGCATAAAAATAGCAGAAAGATGCAACCACTAAAAGTTCCTACTTAAAAACATATTTCTCTCATTGGAAACTCAGAGCCTTTCATGACTCCCACCTAATTCAACCAGTGAAAGGATTACCATCTAACCAAATTCTTCATCATGGACGAAGATGAACCAAAAGATGATGATTTTGGTAAGCAGAATTTACTCTTCCAAAAAGTTAGAACTTGGAATTTTTGCTCAATAGATACTTCTTCAGAACATCCATGACAGATCCAAAGTCTGCTTTCACCTGTACCGGGGGATTAGCAAACCGACACTCCATgttctttatttcttttgaatgatAATCAACCTTGGATTGAGTAAACTTCAATCCATGAGCTGTACTCACAACCACTGTCCTATCAGTAGGCGCAATAACTCCAGCCTTTCTCAGCTTGGAGAGTGCAGTCAATGCCACACCAGTGTGCGGGCATATGAACATCCCAGTTGAGTCAGCCTGAGCCATCGCATCCATCAACTCTTCCTCAGTAGCCTCCTCCACTATCCCATTGGACTTCTTTAGAGCAAAGACAGCCCTATCAATAGATACTGGGTCACCAATCTGTATAGCAGATGCAAATGTTGTATTTGCCTTAACAGGTTTGAAATCTTTCCAACCAGACTTATAATGCACGTAAAGTGGATTTGCATTGGCTGCTTGAGCACAAACAAGTCTTGGGATACGATCAACAAGCCCCAGCTCCTTGCACATGTGGAAACCTTTGTAAAATGCATATATATTGCCCAGGTTACCACCGGGAACTATCACCCAGTCTGGAACTTCCCATTCAAACTGCTGTAGAATCTCTATTGCTGCAGTCTTTTGTCCTTCTAGCCTCAAACTGTTTAAGGAATTAGCCAAGTAAATTGGCAACTCAGCTGTGACTTCGCGAATCAACTGCATACAACCATCAAAATCAGTGTCGATACTCAACACAAAGGCCCCATTGGCTATTGGTTGAACCAGTTGCGCCATAGATATCTTATTTGCAGGTAAAAACACAATTGATGGAATGCCTGCAGATGCACAGTAAGCCGACAGCGCAGCAGACGTGTCTCCAGTGGAAGCACAGCCAACACCCACAACTGGTTTATGCATTTTCCGCAACCGATTTACTTGACTCACCAATACGGTCATGCCAAGATCCTTGAAGCTACCGGTGTGGCTGATTCCACAATGTTTGACCCACAAATCATTCATGCCTAGGAATTGTTTTCCGTAACGCTCAGCCCAAAAAAGATTGGAATTTCCTTCAAAAGCACTGACAATATCATCACTGTCAATTTCAGGCAGGACCCATTCCTTCTTGGACCAAACACCAGAACCATAAGGCCATGTTGTCTTGCCCACCCTGGAATCAAACAGGGACCGCCAGTACTGGCCGTCAAATTTCTTGAGGGCGTCCATATCGTGTTGGACATCAAGTAGGCCACCTGATCGGCTGCGATAAATAATCTCATCGAGAGGATACCACTCGCTGGAATTAGGATCAGCATTAAAAGGTACATACCTGCAGAAGCATatgcaaaattttaagttaatagGTGCAGAGTACAATTGCACCCACATTTTGGTAAAGTAGATGGGAGCTTGATGTAAATATATATGTCTACGATTTGCTTGCTACAGTTGGGAAGTAGCATATTCAGTGAATTTATATTATTCCACTTTAAATGCCAACGTTATTTAACTGAGCCTATTCAACCTTCGAATGTGTGATTTTGTTCCCTGAGATAATGCTGCTACAAAACTTaacataatcattatttttaCAATCAAAACAGAAGATAAAAGGTGAAAAGAGTGTTGATTGCTGATGTCCAGCACTGATGGGTGGTGGGCATCAAACTAAGCACACACACCCTTCATCCTTAAGATTTCCTAGGCATTTCAGCCCTTCTGATTCCACATTTACACCCACAGAAGGCAAATACTCATTTCCTTCTACCCTGCAAAGGTAGAGGTAAGGTTTGTGTACATCCCCTACCCTCcacagaccccacttgtgggattatacTGGTTATGTTGTTGTCGTTAAGGCATATACCAGACACTCAAAAAACCGATCTGTACTTCATTCAGATAAGGTGGAAGCAGAAGGCCTCTCAATTCTTGAGCCAGTGAAGTCCAATCTCTCCAACATTCACAGTAATGAGGCAACCCCATAGTCCCATCGTTGTTAAACTCCGAGTCAACAACCCACCATTTAGAAGCCccaaaataacaacttttctcgaagcaacaacaacaacatattcagtGTAGTCACACGAATGGGTCTGGGGAAGGTAATGTGTACGCAAACCTTACTCTACTTTCCAGATAGTTTCCCAAAGACACACCTACCCACAAATtaagctggaaaaaaaaattgaatcttgaaGGATGATTAAATAAGGAATATCTATTTCCACTATCTTTCTAGTTTCTCAATTCATTTAGAATAATGATTCAGTTAAagctaaaactaaaaaaattgaatgaatAGAAGGTTAAATGCGCTCATTCAAATAATAAGGGAAAACCAAAACCGGAATAACGCAATAACAGAGGAACGTTAAATGGGTAGCATAATACGCATACCTAGCAGAGAAATTGTGGGAAGATACGTCGCGTCGGGCTTCCTCACGGATATTCTCGTCAGCAGGGCGGCGGTGCTTCTGAAGTTGTGGAGATTTGGAGATTGCATCATCTGTTGAAGATGTGGCTTTGATAGGAGTGAAGAAGGAAGCACGGTTAGATTTAGGAGAGGATTGTTGATGAAGATTAGGGTTAGGAGAAAGGAAAGAGGATCTGAGCATACAAGAAGCCGCCATTGTTGAAGCAAAGAAGAGTGGGCTATGAGGCAGTAGAGAAGGTAAAGAGGGGATGAGAAATGTACTCTCCAGTGACAAATATAAATCTGCTACtgttaaataagaaaaagaaaactataaattttagaaatcacaattataatttatttatataatctaATACAAATATAACTTGTCTAATTTGTCAATGAAGGTgatttttcttaagtttttagacatttattttgaaacgaAATCAGttattacatttttaaaaacagAGTGAATTTCATCAAGATAACACTTATTTTGAAACGAAtaaagtaatacatttttaaaaagagaGATACAACGCAATAACATTTTCTATGAATTCAATAGTCCTGAAACAAACTTGATATTAGTACATTTTTAAGAATTACATGAGTTCGATAGCCCTGAAACAAACTCGATATTAGTATTTCAAACAGCTGAATATTGTGAAAATTGTACATTATTAGGAATTACATTTTCTTTCACAAGCAAACAAAAGTTAAAATTGTACAAGCTTATCAACAAAAAACTCGTCAAGTCTCATCAAATTTTGGCTTGATGTAATTTGTATTATCAAAACCAAGTCTATTTTTCGCAAGTAAAAACAAAAGTTAAAATTGTACAAGCTTATCAACAAAAAACTCGTTAAGTCTCATCAAATTTTGGCTTGATGTAATTTGTATTATCAAAACCAAGTCTATTTTTCGCAAGTAAAAACAGGCAGACAAGTACGGACAATGTAGTGTGATATTATTACACCACTCAGACAACtgaaaaaaagtgaaattaatGTGGCCAAGAGAACCAACGGATTCGATTATTGTATACTCCTTctgttcacttttacttgtcctaGAGGACAAGGGCCAACTAAGAAATATACGATCCGAGTATACCATCTTTTGAATGGTGTATGTAATAAACATGACCATAATTCACAATTATAGGCAATAAGTGTTTAAAAACCAAAGAGACATGTACACCAAAGTTGGTGGAAGCTCAATAGACCACATCAATGAGACTTAATCCTCCTACTAAAACAACTAAAGAAGAGACATCAACTGTTTAAACTCATAGTATGTACCTGTTTTTGCTACTTTTAAGACTACTTTTTTTATAACCACCATCAATAGAACCTTCCCTATTCATCAGCTGCATGTTCTAACCAACAGTATATAAAGATGAACCACAGTGCTATTAAACCTCCACGAGGTAGAGAGCCAAACAGCCTGAATAACCTGACTAACAGAAGATGCTactttatcaaattttatatgTCAGCTCGAGGTCTCTTGTGGCTACAAGACGGACACTTGTATTGCTTGATATGCTCAGCCTTGGCAGGGGTGATCTTCACACACTTGCCGTGGAACCACTTTTCACAAATGTCACAGCATATCCAAAATTCATCTGCTGCATAATTTTCTCCACAGGCACCACACAGTGTCTCGCCATGCTCATCCTCATCCTCCTGCTCATCCAAACCCTCCTCCTCTTCATCTTTAGCCTGCAACTTTGCTAACTTCTCCTGATAGTCTTGTGCCCTCTGCTTTTGCCACCAAAAAGTAAGAAAATGATCAACCAAAAGAAGTGAAGACACCATGTAGTCAGACAATACTCACAATAGGTATCGTTGTTACAGGGTTAGATCAGATTAGATAGTCAAAGGACAAGCTCTCCTTCACATCTCTAATATCCCGGAAAACAGAAACAAATATGCAGTAGAATGTGATAGGTGTTCAATCAAGATCCAAGATACTtgataaaacttaaaattaagcATCTCCCAAGTCAAGCAAGCAACGCATCTAATGCAAATTTGTCTAGGAAAAAAGTTAAACATCATGCTACTTCTGACCAGCAAACCAACATATTGTCCAAAGACAGACTTACCGCCTTGGAATTTGACTTGGATTTCTTGCCACTATGGCCAGAAGATTTTTCTTTCTGTTGTTTCTTTGCAGCACCAGTCACTACTTCATATATTGTAGGCAGTTCATTTATCATGTTGAAAAGCTTCTTCCTGAacaagataaaaagaaactatGAGCAACAGAAAAAAAACGCAGTGAAGTTCATGAGGTGGGGAACTGTGATGACTTCTGTCACCACCGAGGCCATATTGACAATGTATATCCTGATGTGGGTTCCAAACAGGAGGCACAATGATGGGTAGGTTAATAGAAATGTGAACCTAATAACTACAAAAAACAACAACAGGAATTAGCTTTAAATTTCGTCACTAAATTTGGTCGTAGCTAACAGCCGTCACTAAATAGGTTTAGCAATGACTATTGTCATTAAGCTATGGAATTAGTCCGTCACTAATGCCTTAATTTTTCAAGTAGTGAATAAACTATTGAATCCTATATGCAGTAGGGCTAATGGAAAATAACCAGAACATGGCTTTCCATTAACATCAAATTTACTTTAAGTGAAAAGTTTTGATTCACCAAACCCTCTGACAAAGATCCTACATGTAGCAAACACAAAATGCAGAAATGAACTAAAATTGAACCTTGCTCAATAAGAGCTCTTCCacaatttcaaagaaaatacttGAGCATGAATACAATGATGTACGTTGATTGCTGTGTTTAGCCAAAAACAAGTTTGACAACGCGTAGGGATGTTAATCATACAGATATCCAAGCAACAGAGGTCAACTGTCTAGTGATTTGATTTACATTCCATCTGAAATCTGTCCATACATAACAAATAATGCAAGCTGGAGGAAGAATCTTTTTAGCCTGTAACTAGAATATCTATGTTTCTAACTGAACCGGCACAGTTCTGCCCATGCCCAATAATTATCTCTGTGTACAACTTAATAAAGCAGACTTAACATTTATACCTCCTCTGGAACAGTAGCACAGCTATTAGTGGCAGCTTGATACCAATCACTGTCTGAACTATATTACTAATAACAAAAAACGATTACTTCAATGCAACACATCACAAATCAAATAGATGCATGGAATTGCTTGAGAGAACAACCAGGAAAACAGATAAACAATTTGATTTACTGGGGAtcacatacaaatataaaatcacCAAAGGAAATACTAGAAGCAAATATCTCCAAAACTTATCCCATCGCCAACAGATATGAATTACCAACATATTTCAATCAAGTAATGCTCTTAACGTCCATTAAGCATGGAAATATGTGTGCTTACAACAAACGGAAGTTCAGATGAGAAAAAGTACCTGCTGGCTTTATCAAACCCAAATCTAGCACCAAAATAGAAGGCAACAGATAGCAGCCAGGAATCACTATGGACAGCAACTAAGGATAGCCAATCCTTGTCTTCCATCCCATCTCTAGCAAAGTTAATACCAAGAGCAGGCTCAGGGAGCTCAGGTGGTACTTCTTCAGCAGGCAGATTGACCTCCCATTGTTCATTTGGGAGACCATACAAGCACAAGTTTTCCTTCTCTGGATAATACACAATAAAGATGTTTAACCGCTTGAATTAGAAactacataatcatataagatGGATTAAATTACGAAAAGTAAAGTACACCACattaatgtaaataaaaaaaattgttcaaagaAGGGGACCACGGTAGATGTTATCAAAAACTGAGTCTCAATTaaaggagaaagagaagagTATCAataaggaactaagtattctaaaGTCATCAATCAACTAATATATGACACATACAGCAGTAGTATGAGTCGGTGCCATTACATATGACACTTCCAGTAGCAAAGCAAGttcacttttgaaaactttgagcAAATCTTTTCATCCATAAATTACCAATAAATGCATCCAAGTATGGCTATATTTAGGTCCATAAACTTAGCACAGCTAGGGAAGTAAGGAGCAAAAATTCAGATGAAAAAAATGTTGAAGCTCAATGCCCTGTAATTTATAAGTAGTGTTCTGCTTCTAGAGAAGGTAAATATTTATTACAGATATGGCAATACAGAACTTATAAATACGCAAGACCGTTTACACTTGCTCAATCATTTTTTGCTTTTGCACTTGGCCAATGTAATGAAATGGAGAAACTGCAGAGAACATGACATGACAAACTGAgaatttatgtatatgtttacTGGCATATACAATAACATACCCAGTGTACACAAACCCTTGGCTCAAGTAACACATAACAAGTCAGCTTGGAAAAGATAACACAGATTAGAACAAGGCATagcaaataaaagaaaaaacataacaGACCATACAAAGtggtatataaaatataagaattttgtatttataggcATATAAATGTACAATGCACAGTAATGTTAAGACTATCCTATCTTTAGATAAATCTGAATAGATTCTAAGAAATTACAAGTCTATTGAGACAACTTCATTATACGTAAAGGTTCTGACATTATAGTTGATTCAGAAAACCCAATGCCGCCTAATTTTCTCCAAAGAGACCTAATTATATGTGTAGTACAAATAATTGACTGCTCCTACATAAATTCCTTGGACCAAAACACGCCCTAATCCTTTCTACCAACTCCGACCACTTGTATTGGCACAATCACATATTCATGGGTGGGCTAAAGTTGAGGCTATGCTGCTATAGATTCAATAGAACTCAATAACCTTGGCGAAAACTCTATATTTGTGTCAAGAAACCCAATTGATATACAACAAAACACCCTATGTAATCCTACAAAGTGGGGTCTAGAGAGGATAAAGCAaagcagaccttacccctaccttggaGGTAGAGAGGCTAAGTGGGTGTTTGGATTAAGAAGCTCTGCCTTTTAAGCTCTTCTTTAGTTTTGGAAGCTTTTGGAAAACATCAGCACTTTCTTTTAGGCTGAAAAAGTACAAAGAAAGCCAAAAGCCAAAGTTGGGCGTTCCCAACTTACATTTTCTAGCTTTTAGACAATAAGCCACTTTGGAAAAAGACAATCCTCACACCCTTCAAATCCActtaatatgtataaataactTATCCAAAACCCGATAAGTTCTCTTTCTACAATATAGAATCTAGAATTTAGAACCCataaactcaatttttttggaTTCACTTTTGCATATGTCATCACCATCCTAACATACGTATGACTGATAACGGAGCCAGTTCAAGGGGAAAGAAGAAAGAGGGGGAGAAAGAACACTGAAGCAGATGTTGTCTAGTATCTAATTAATCAAACAATACATTTGTATTGGCAAGGTATAATCTGGAGTTCCTTCAACATGGCTTATTTATCGCATGTGGCTGcatcttaaataaatattacagCAGCTTGTTGAAGCTTTAGTTATGCAACAAATGAACCAGTGTATCAGACATCACATTCATTATCCAAGTCAAGTCAACAACTAGGTATCGGATAAAACAGCAAGTGTGAGTCTGTTCTAGATTTTTTTAACATAGTTATCAGCAAATGACAACTAACACAAAACTGCTAAACTTCTTCAGAACAAACTGATCCTGTTTCCTTAAAGTCTTTTTCAGAAAAAAGGAACACACACTGCATTGCACAGAAAAGATGCCAATGAACAAACAAAACTCTGCAAAGGTAGCAAGTTCAATCATTCACTATCAGAACACGATGCTATCATTCGTCTAGAGCAATATCAAATTCCCTAATACCCAAAAccaaaatgaaacaaaaatgcaatgacAGTCATTACGTACAGCTTATGCAAGTAAAAAAATTCCAAACTTTACACTGAAGAAGGTCCAACTGGAAAAAACCCTTACCAGGATCACACTGCTGATAAAATTCTTCCACATCTGGaatataacaaaaacaaaatacaccAATTAGATATAGAATAAAGACAAATAGTTAAAAAAACGTGAAGCAAAGGGAAACATCATTACTAATATTTGGGAATTCAAAAAACTGAAAAAAGGGGACTGTGATTTTCTcaaaaacttcaaaagattgaaaaatctCATCTTAATTTCACAAacacatccaaaaaaaaaaaactctaggGTTTCCAATTTTCAAAGAGCGATTAATAGAATTTGCACAAAAAAAACGAGCAAGATGAAAAACAACACATGAAACAACGCGAAACATCATTACAACTATTTCGGAATTCAAAGGGAAAAAAGGAGGAGGGGATTGTGATTTTCTCAAGAAAAAACTACTAAACATCGAAAATCTCATCCCAATTTCTCACACACCAGAACAAAAACCCAATGAAAACTCAAGGGTTTTAATAAACTTTCAAAAAACCAAACAACAcacgaaaaaaaaaagaaaaaaaaaaccccaCCAACAGTAAGAGCCTTAATCAAAGCAGTTCGTCGTCTCTTGAAATCCCCAAACACATCTTCCACAGTTCGGGAATCAAACTGTTCTCCTCCTCCACCGCCGTCCATTAATCAGTAGAGCAACCTCGAAGGAAATTCGTAGGAAAAAGAGAGTGGCGTACGGCTGCACAGTTCAAAGGGGGGAAAAGAGAGGGAGGAGGGGATTTTGAATTGTGTGTAG
Proteins encoded in this window:
- the LOC107023189 gene encoding PHD finger protein ALFIN-LIKE 3-like isoform X2 produces the protein MDGGGGGEQFDSRTVEDVFGDFKRRRTALIKALTVDVEEFYQQCDPEKENLCLYGLPNEQWEVNLPAEEVPPELPEPALGINFARDGMEDKDWLSLVAVHSDSWLLSVAFYFGARFGFDKASRKKLFNMINELPTIYEVVTGAAKKQQKEKSSGHSGKKSKSNSKARAQDYQEKLAKLQAKDEEEEGLDEQEDEDEHGETLCGACGENYAADEFWICCDICEKWFHGKCVKITPAKAEHIKQYKCPSCSHKRPRADI
- the LOC107023190 gene encoding 60S ribosomal protein L18a-like protein; translated protein: MDQNLLQDAKEHPSSSNMPPEAAENNQLGIFDRPLPCFGCGIGWFSLLLGFVFPFMWYYATILYFRNHYQRDPRERAGLAANAIAALIFTVAALVAVALIVL
- the LOC107023189 gene encoding PHD finger protein ALFIN-LIKE 3-like isoform X1 — encoded protein: MDGGGGGEQFDSRTVEDVFGDFKRRRTALIKALTVDVEEFYQQCDPEKENLCLYGLPNEQWEVNLPAEEVPPELPEPALGINFARDGMEDKDWLSLVAVHSDSWLLSVAFYFGARFGFDKASRKKLFNMINELPTIYEVVTGAAKKQQKEKSSGHSGKKSKSNSKAQRAQDYQEKLAKLQAKDEEEEGLDEQEDEDEHGETLCGACGENYAADEFWICCDICEKWFHGKCVKITPAKAEHIKQYKCPSCSHKRPRADI
- the LOC107023188 gene encoding threonine synthase, chloroplastic-like; amino-acid sequence: MAASCMLRSSFLSPNPNLHQQSSPKSNRASFFTPIKATSSTDDAISKSPQLQKHRRPADENIREEARRDVSSHNFSARYVPFNADPNSSEWYPLDEIIYRSRSGGLLDVQHDMDALKKFDGQYWRSLFDSRVGKTTWPYGSGVWSKKEWVLPEIDSDDIVSAFEGNSNLFWAERYGKQFLGMNDLWVKHCGISHTGSFKDLGMTVLVSQVNRLRKMHKPVVGVGCASTGDTSAALSAYCASAGIPSIVFLPANKISMAQLVQPIANGAFVLSIDTDFDGCMQLIREVTAELPIYLANSLNSLRLEGQKTAAIEILQQFEWEVPDWVIVPGGNLGNIYAFYKGFHMCKELGLVDRIPRLVCAQAANANPLYVHYKSGWKDFKPVKANTTFASAIQIGDPVSIDRAVFALKKSNGIVEEATEEELMDAMAQADSTGMFICPHTGVALTALSKLRKAGVIAPTDRTVVVSTAHGLKFTQSKVDYHSKEIKNMECRFANPPVQVKADFGSVMDVLKKYLLSKNSKF